One stretch of Oncorhynchus masou masou isolate Uvic2021 chromosome 9, UVic_Omas_1.1, whole genome shotgun sequence DNA includes these proteins:
- the LOC135545709 gene encoding early growth response protein 1-like — MAAAKTEMLLPALQISDPLSFPHSPMDNYPKLEEMMMLSSSGTPFLSASAPEGAGFGSGEQGEQYDHLAGDTLPDISMNCEKSMGEQSYSTQRLPPISYTGRFTLEPATNCSNSLWAEPLFSLVSGLVGINTPSTSAPPSSVSQTGTSSSSPSSISSVTISSQSCSLSCSVHHSENIPIYSAAPTYSSTSSDIFSDQGQGFPLPAGGSLQYPPPTYSNGKTCGSSFSVPMIPDYLFPQQQGEISLLQDQKPFQNGSGQPSLTPLSTIKAFATQTGSQDLKSVYQSQLIKPSRMRKYPNRPSKTPPHERPYACPVETCDRRFSRSDELTRHIRIHTGQKPFQCRICMRNFSRSDHLTTHIRTHTGEKPFPCEICGRKFARSDERKRHTKIHLRQKDKKAEKGGVAGAVAEAPVSAPSSVSSYPSPVTSCYSSPVHTSYPSPSIATSYPSPSIATTYPSVSMSMSSTFQSSMVSSFPSSVASIYSSPVPTPLSDMHSTLSPRTIEIC; from the exons ATGGCTGCAGCCAAGACAGAGATGCTCCTTCCAGCCCTGCAGATTTCAGACCCCCTCAGCTTCCCCCACTCTCCCATGGATAACTACCCCAAGCTGGAGGAGATGATGATGCTGAGCTCCTCTGGGACCCCCTTCCTCTCTGCATCAGCGCCCGAGGGAGCAGGCTTCGGATCGGGGGAGCAAGGAGAGCAATATGACCACCTTGCTGGAG atACGTTACCTGATATCTCCATGAACTGTGAGAAGTCGATGGGCGAGCAGAGCTACTCTACCCAGCGGCTGCCTCCCATATCCTACACTGGCCGCTTCACCCTGGAGCCAGCCACCAACTGCAGCAACAGCCTGTGGGCCGAGCCCCTGTTCAGCTTGGTCAGCGGGCTGGTGGGGATCAACACCCCTTCCACCTCTGCCCCGCCCTCCTCCGTCTCTCAGACTGGCACCTCTTCCTCGTCCCCGTCCTCTATCTCCTCCGTCACCATTTCCTCTCAGAGCTGCAGTCTGAGCTGCTCTGTCCACCACAGTGAGAATATCCCCATCTACTCAGCTGCTCCTACGTACTCCAGCACCAGCTCTGACATCTTCTCTGACCAGGGCCAGGGCTTCCCTCTCCCCGCGGGGGGGTCACTCCAGTACCCCCCGCCAACCTACTCCAATGGCAAGACGTGTGGCTCCAGCTTTTCTGTGCCCATGATCCCTGACTACCTATTCCCCCAGCAGCAGGGGGAGATAAGCCTGCTACAGGATCAGAAGCCCTTCCAGAATGGGTCTGGCCAGCCTTCCCTCACTCCCCTGTCCACCATCAAAGCCTTTGCCACCCAGACGGGCTCCCAGGACTTGAAAAGTGTCTACCAGTCCCAGCTGATCAAGCCGAGCCGCATGCGCAAGTACCCCAACCGTCCCAGCAAGACACCGCCCCACGAGAGGCCTTATGCCTGCCCTGTGGAAACGTGCGACCGCCGCTTCTCCCGCTCCGATGAGCTGACGCGCCACATCCGCATCCACACGGGCCAGAAGCCCTTCCAGTGCCGGATCTGCATGCGCAACTTCAGCCGCAGCGACCACCTGACCACACACATTCGCACGCACACTGGCGAGAAGCCCTTCCCCTGCGAGATCTGTGGGCGCAAGTTCGCCCGCAGCGATGAGAGGAAGAGGCACACCAAGATCCACCTGAGGCAAAAGGACAAGAAGGCGGAGAAGGGCGGGGTGGCCGGGGCGGTGGCAGAGGCACCAGTATCAGCCCCCTCCTCAGTCTCCTCTTACCCCTCTCCAGTCACATCCTGCTACTCCTCTCCGGTCCACACCTCATACCCCTCTCCCTCAATCGCCACCTcgtacccctctccctccatcgccACCACCTacccctctgtctccatgtccATGTCCAGTACTTTTCAGTCCTCCATGGTCTCCTCCTTCCCGTCCTCCGTAGCCTCCATCTACTCCTCTCCGGTCCCCACCCCGCTGTCAGACATGCATTCCACACTCTCCCCAAGGACAATCGAGATCTGCTAA